DNA sequence from the Lysinibacillus sp. OF-1 genome:
TCTACAAGAGCTTGGCAAATTCGATTTAAAAACATCGAGCTGGGTACAAACACCCGACAACATTCGAAAACTCGGCGGTGCTATCTTCTGCGACCGTCGCTATGACACGATCTTTATGTATCACAATGGAGCAGAATCCTACTACGCAGCAAGGGGCTTCCGTGGCTCATTACGAGTTTAAGAAATAAAGGCATGTGTTCGATATACGGTCGAGCACATGCCTTTTTCTATGGGAAAGAGGGTTCACCCTAGCCTCTAATGCTGAAAACATAAGGAAACAATATTACATAAGAAGCCTCTCGAACGTCTAGTTATCTTACATTGTATGATAAACTAAAAAAGGGGGTGGAAAGTAATGTTAAATTGTTTGAAAATTATTTTCTCAATCATTGGTATTTCTCTCGCTGCTTATGGACTAATCACCCGTGATTTCCAACTGAATTACCTCATGATATTGTTCTTAGGTTTATTCTTGTTCACTTTAGGCATTCAAGAATGTCAAAAACAGAGAACCGTTTATGGGTGGTTGCTAATCGGGCTATTTTTATTTTCAATTTATGTGTCCATTCAAAGCTTTGTCTTGATTTAACGGAAGAAGTAAGGTTGTTCCAAGAATCAATTAGTTCGATTAAAGTAGGAATCACTTCTTCATTCAAATAATACATATCGTATAAATAAAACCTTCCTTAATCAAATCCTTCCAGTTTATATAATGGTTCTTCATCTGTTTGAAGTTCTATTAAAATGTTGGCGTTTTGCAAGGCATTTTTAATTCGATGTTCACAGCATGTCGTATTTCTTGTCTATTCCCTTCACTATTTGCTCCTTTGTCCCGTCACCATTCATCAGGAAATGCAAACATTGTTACTCTGTTTTCATATTACACCCTACAAGTAATAACAAACTGAATAATAAGAACGTTTTGGTCCTTTTCCATTTGATTATATACATAATGTTGAAATTTTGAATGGACTGACACGATCCTCAGCGTTAGCTAGAGCGTGTAACGAGATGGAGTGATTTATGTTATAATTTACATTAATTACATAAAGAGGTGAGATAATGGGAAATGAAAAGTTAGTTTGCAAGGTTTGCGGTCGAGATACCTTTACAACTGGACAGGTTGGGGGTACGACGAGTCAAGGTAATATAAGACCTATAGGAGCAATAATGGCAGTAGGGTCACCACTTTTGATGACTTTCTGTAAAAACTGTGGGGAAGTAGCTTCCTTTAAAGTGGTAAAACCAGAAAAATTTTAAATAATTGGTGAAAGGACCACTGAATAGAAAGTGACTCTTTTAATATAGTGAAAGTTTCAGATTACCAGATATAATCAGAGAGTCTCAATAAATTTTACTTTCACTAATGGGAGGGAGCAGGCTTAATGATTGAAATAATTTATGATACGAATTTACTCGAAGGTTCATGTTATATCGAGATTTTGCCAGATCAATACAGGGGCGAATGCTGGAATAGTTCTTCTATTTACTTTACCGAAGACAACTTCGGATACATTTTGCCTGCAATCGACAAGCATTACAAGAAATTCGATTATTTTGCTTTCAATGAAATCGAGATGGGTATATGGGATTTAATCAATCAGGAATTGGAAAGAATGAAACAATTTTTAAATAGTAAGCCCAATCCTAATTCATTAAAAGAGGGTATAGGATTTCTATACGGCTATTCAGAGCAGGAGTTCATAGAAAACTATGATACTAATGTCCAACAGCTAATTACCATGATAACGGAATTTCAATCTTGGATCATGCAAAAAAGATCAACAACCCAGTTCATTTCTGTTTTGGGGATCTAATCTATAAGACAGGTGTGAAACGACACCAATTCAAGCATCTCGCCGTTCATTTCTCCTGAAACCCGCACACTTGAGATTGAGTAATTAATTAATCGAGTCATATGTAGGCTATTCAAAGAAGGTTTGAAAATTAGAAATTCCACTTTGTAAATTTAAAAACACCCTCTAATTATTTGGAGGGTGTTTGAATGCTAATAAAATTAGATTGAATGTCGATAAGCGTTTAATG
Encoded proteins:
- a CDS encoding DUF3953 domain-containing protein; translated protein: MLNCLKIIFSIIGISLAAYGLITRDFQLNYLMILFLGLFLFTLGIQECQKQRTVYGWLLIGLFLFSIYVSIQSFVLI